In one window of Lemur catta isolate mLemCat1 chromosome 25, mLemCat1.pri, whole genome shotgun sequence DNA:
- the LOC123627570 gene encoding syncytin-1-like isoform X1 has translation MKLCLFILLICSSCTYAGFGPPPNPQELIRLLYGNPCDCGGGTTTITPSSYTKTIDCSSKIAYLAYSQTYSGISEQQWTCVSKPTVIPSTQGSPGPCPSSCSSGVYTAIHSSCYTSVQSCTLNNKTYYTAILQRSSPVPSGSAQPEDTKKYAQASCLGTVGKDVCWHTIAPIHISDGGGPSDIQKQSQVAHRLEELAQCLNPLLDYHPLALPKPRDIALDPQTQNILKTTFSLLNATNPSLAQDCWLCVTSGTPLPTAIPTYNVSYIPLDDRTNCSFSPPFRVQPSGFNSSGCLQGPSQNNSYDVEVGFITFSNCHTITNISTPVCSPPGQVFVCGGNLAYTVLPTNWTGLCILASLLPDISIIPGEEPVPLPSFDLAVGRRRRALQAIPLLIGLGITTAMATGGAGVGVATHTYNKLSLQLINDVQTLSGTINDLQDQIDSLAEVVLQNRRGLDLLTAEQGGICLALQERCCFYANKSGIVRDKIKKLQEDLIKRRKELFENPLWTGLNGLLPYLLPILGPLLCLLLLITFGPWAFRHFTDLIKGQIDAILAKPIQIHYQRLAIEDGFGEDHYGSLPTGTTC, from the coding sequence atgaagctctgcctctttatcctcCTCATATGCTCCTCCTGCACATACGCCGGCTTCGGACCCCCGCCAAATCCGCAGGAACTCATAAGACTCCTCTATGGGAACCCCTGTGACTGTGGTGGAGGTACGACCACGATTACCCCCTCCTCTTATACTAAGACAATTGACTGCTCCTCAAAAATAGCCTACCTAGCCTATAGTCAAACATACTCAGGGATTTCAGAACAACAATGGACCTGTGTGTCCAAGCCCACAGTTATTCCCTCCACACAGGGCAGTCCTGGGCCTTGTCCTAGCAGCTGTTCGAGCGGAGTCTACACAGCAATCCATTCAAGCTGCTACACCTCTGTCCAGTCCTGCACCCTTAATAACAAGACTTATTATACGGCCATTTTGCAGAGGTCCTCCCCTGTTCCCTCTGGGAGTGCCCAGCCCGAGGATACAAAAAAATATGCTCAGGCATCTTGCTTGGGAACTGTTGGAAAGGACGTATGCTGGCACACCATTGCCCCAATTCATATATCGGACGGTGGGGGCCCCAGCGACATTCAAAAACAATCCCAAGTCGCTCACCGCCTAGAGGAACTTGCCCAATGCCTAAATCCTCTCTTAGATTATCATCCACTTGCTCTCCCCAAACCCAGAGATATTGCTCTAGACCCACAGACACAAAATATTCTCAAAACCACATTCTCTCTATTAAATGCCACTAATCCCTCCCTTGCACAAGATTGCTGGCTATGCGTGACCTCTGGAACGCCCTTGCCTACCGCGATCCCCACCTATAACGTTTCCTACATCCCCCTTGACGATAGGACCAATTGTTCATTCTCCCCCCCTTTCAGAGTGCAACCTTCAGGCTTTAATTCCTCCGGTTGCCTCCAAGGACCATCTCAAAATAACTCTTACGATGTTGAGGTTGGATTTATTACCTTCTCTAACTGCCATACCATAACCAACATCTCCACCCCTGTTTGCTCTCCTCCGGGTCAGGTATTTGTCTGTGGGGGCAACCTCGCCTACACTGTACTCCCCACCAATTGGACAGGCCTCTGCATTTTAGCGAGCCTCCTCCCTGACATCTCCATCATCCCCGGGGAAGAACCTGTCCCCCTCCCTAGTTTTGACCTGGCAGTGGGGCGTCGCCGACGCGCTCTCCAGGCCATTCCCTTACTTATAGGTTTGGGTATAACAACTGCTATGGCCACTGGAGGTGCAGGGGTCGGGGTTGCCACCCACACCTATAATAAGTTGTCCCTCCAGTTGATCAATGATGTTCAAACTCTTTCTGGGACCATCAATGACCTACAAGACCAAATTGATTCACTGGCTGAGGTTGTCTTACAAAATCGCAGAGGATTAGACTTACTAACTGCGGAACAGGGAGGCATTTGTTTAGCCTTACAGGAACGGTGCTGTTTCTATGCCAACAAGTCTGGCATCGTCCGAGACaagatcaaaaaattacaagaagatctcatcaaacgaagaaaagaattatttgaaaacccactCTGGACTGGACTTAACGGACTCctcccctaccttctccctatcttgggccccctcctttgtctccttctgcttataacctttggaccctgggcatttcgccattttacagatctcataaaaggacaaattgatgctatccttgctaaacctatccaaatCCATTACCAACGACTGGCAATAGAAGATGGTTTTGGTGAAGATCACTACGGCTCCCTCCCTACGGGGACGACATGCTAA
- the LOC123627570 gene encoding syncytin-1-like isoform X2, whose protein sequence is MGTPVTVVEGSPGPCPSSCSSGVYTAIHSSCYTSVQSCTLNNKTYYTAILQRSSPVPSGSAQPEDTKKYAQASCLGTVGKDVCWHTIAPIHISDGGGPSDIQKQSQVAHRLEELAQCLNPLLDYHPLALPKPRDIALDPQTQNILKTTFSLLNATNPSLAQDCWLCVTSGTPLPTAIPTYNVSYIPLDDRTNCSFSPPFRVQPSGFNSSGCLQGPSQNNSYDVEVGFITFSNCHTITNISTPVCSPPGQVFVCGGNLAYTVLPTNWTGLCILASLLPDISIIPGEEPVPLPSFDLAVGRRRRALQAIPLLIGLGITTAMATGGAGVGVATHTYNKLSLQLINDVQTLSGTINDLQDQIDSLAEVVLQNRRGLDLLTAEQGGICLALQERCCFYANKSGIVRDKIKKLQEDLIKRRKELFENPLWTGLNGLLPYLLPILGPLLCLLLLITFGPWAFRHFTDLIKGQIDAILAKPIQIHYQRLAIEDGFGEDHYGSLPTGTTC, encoded by the exons ATGGGAACCCCTGTGACTGTGGTGGAG GGCAGTCCTGGGCCTTGTCCTAGCAGCTGTTCGAGCGGAGTCTACACAGCAATCCATTCAAGCTGCTACACCTCTGTCCAGTCCTGCACCCTTAATAACAAGACTTATTATACGGCCATTTTGCAGAGGTCCTCCCCTGTTCCCTCTGGGAGTGCCCAGCCCGAGGATACAAAAAAATATGCTCAGGCATCTTGCTTGGGAACTGTTGGAAAGGACGTATGCTGGCACACCATTGCCCCAATTCATATATCGGACGGTGGGGGCCCCAGCGACATTCAAAAACAATCCCAAGTCGCTCACCGCCTAGAGGAACTTGCCCAATGCCTAAATCCTCTCTTAGATTATCATCCACTTGCTCTCCCCAAACCCAGAGATATTGCTCTAGACCCACAGACACAAAATATTCTCAAAACCACATTCTCTCTATTAAATGCCACTAATCCCTCCCTTGCACAAGATTGCTGGCTATGCGTGACCTCTGGAACGCCCTTGCCTACCGCGATCCCCACCTATAACGTTTCCTACATCCCCCTTGACGATAGGACCAATTGTTCATTCTCCCCCCCTTTCAGAGTGCAACCTTCAGGCTTTAATTCCTCCGGTTGCCTCCAAGGACCATCTCAAAATAACTCTTACGATGTTGAGGTTGGATTTATTACCTTCTCTAACTGCCATACCATAACCAACATCTCCACCCCTGTTTGCTCTCCTCCGGGTCAGGTATTTGTCTGTGGGGGCAACCTCGCCTACACTGTACTCCCCACCAATTGGACAGGCCTCTGCATTTTAGCGAGCCTCCTCCCTGACATCTCCATCATCCCCGGGGAAGAACCTGTCCCCCTCCCTAGTTTTGACCTGGCAGTGGGGCGTCGCCGACGCGCTCTCCAGGCCATTCCCTTACTTATAGGTTTGGGTATAACAACTGCTATGGCCACTGGAGGTGCAGGGGTCGGGGTTGCCACCCACACCTATAATAAGTTGTCCCTCCAGTTGATCAATGATGTTCAAACTCTTTCTGGGACCATCAATGACCTACAAGACCAAATTGATTCACTGGCTGAGGTTGTCTTACAAAATCGCAGAGGATTAGACTTACTAACTGCGGAACAGGGAGGCATTTGTTTAGCCTTACAGGAACGGTGCTGTTTCTATGCCAACAAGTCTGGCATCGTCCGAGACaagatcaaaaaattacaagaagatctcatcaaacgaagaaaagaattatttgaaaacccactCTGGACTGGACTTAACGGACTCctcccctaccttctccctatcttgggccccctcctttgtctccttctgcttataacctttggaccctgggcatttcgccattttacagatctcataaaaggacaaattgatgctatccttgctaaacctatccaaatCCATTACCAACGACTGGCAATAGAAGATGGTTTTGGTGAAGATCACTACGGCTCCCTCCCTACGGGGACGACATGCTAA